The Bacteroidota bacterium genome includes a window with the following:
- a CDS encoding GEVED domain-containing protein, with the protein MRQLLLGMGMLLFSLISSAQSVIYHENFDPSSLADSVTSNGTPLGWAVSSRLSVSGPNCDTNYVQINDTSYLVTSAFSTTGLSYVFLDFDHICKTEIVDGGEIQVSVNNGPWTKLTATEYIDPGNSQFVNSGNKFCGNTYPIDWQSTNAIAKPQQSWWKHETFNISLLVGNQANVRIRFALRDGNMNGSNGARGWFLDNIKVTASFSELTPPTITYIAPNFQGTVYNLGPFNIKAKISDGSGIQKAYTYYKVNNSAIDSVLMTVTGGDTMVGIIPSVLNLDTVKYYIKAWDNSLAHNSALNPNSGFRSFVATSGITFPYIDNFDGAGLTWVDTSLTAGSNWELGTPAYGTTNSAHSAPNAWDVNLNTIYGAGANCMLFSPVFDFSSTVNAKMSFWLNYYVEQGWDGTRIDYTIDGITWNVLGAMGDPNGVNWYNYASLNSSQKPGWSYQSGGWVKCEYTLTQLNNVVGPVQFRFVFTSDGSGQYDGISMDDFSIVPPYPLDAGAEAALTPDFNTCLVSGNHNVTAVIKNFGSLTMHGPVNIAYKLDNGAPVVEAWNDSLVAGAIDTFAFSTPMTVTAGNHTIKIYTMLSGDGLSFNDTLTVNFSVLAPIALPYFNDLDSLASLNDFCITTGAQGRVDFLAAAGNNSPGGIAMDVNNYINWNISNPDTNILSPYYCWLPTVNPSHLATTKLVVNTTGYSVLKLKFDAMLLYAYANEYTNFRVTVNGTMITPHMSPAGANSLYTTYEYMLSSFLPAPYLIIEFQSKVYYPRDYTTPNGNGVYLDNIQIFEPPAQEAKLLKVTSPNDGCGLGMEDVTIQFKNTGSDTIFGNLAADYQIAGATAIPAETIPGTFAPGDTALYTFSVQANLAVVSADSTFVIKAWIALPGDPFAFNDTLVKSVGSKFIPAAPVVTAVYDIPYATDTLLHASSPVTVYWYDQPSGGNYLVMSHDYTTPILYDTAYFYVEAKNGSGGTDFDIGTGNLVNTTYSYPCPYGNYYKGAKQQMLIPASELLAAGMGPGPIQGCAFDVVSPAGSALSNFNIKIAATNINSLTSWTNTGLTQVYNVSSFTNTIGWNSHLFSTPFIWDGVSNILIETCFDNYPSAYTTNAILNQSTTTYASTLDYHSDGGSVCPSPPSYFNAIFQRPNIRFKGTSSGCSSNRVMVQVNVTGIPPFDAGVVAIDTPNTAINLTAAEPISVRIKNFGSSAISGFPVSFQINNFAPLTEIVSTTIQPGDTLSYLFTGTAGLGMHAIYNLKAFTGLSGDNTHINDTAYKSVENQMPVYCASGAATTADDDITHVTFAGINNSSPSPYNGTYSDYTALTPAHCFLGNSYPVSVGIGFSGSYGYAGYVEAYIDFNANGIFEEPSEVVWGSAYTNQLTQTLTGTINIPVTATAGLTRMRIVAVESGDAVSVTPCAYYYYGETEDYNVFISPLLHKDAGVLAIVKPEPAESEGTPIPVKLVVKNYGLDTLSAFDIKTVFNGTAQVFPWSGTLFPSAVDTVSLPSVTLNPGMNLLVAYTVLTGDSNAFNDTAIQHCFGIPPILYYNDNFEQNNGWTVNSGSLWQRGVPTATTIHSVHSPTRCYKTRLVGTYLNSRNDYLISPSINLQNIQGAVLTFWHWMDTEPNDGGNVQYSINGGTTWITLGYQNDPGAVNWYNTFQNGKYLFNGQFGHWEESIYDLAQFNNKPDFRIRFYFTSDATINTYDGWAVDDVQIHVPKIPKDAGVIRISDPTGGTIGGAFVNPKVTIMNFGIDTLTTIPVAYQVSGGGLMVENCMATLHPGDTVEYTFTNHYQAPLTGYSLCAFTKLGSDYYRINDSTCTALTNTSGIEGADNNGFGLGQNIPNPAGILTIIPYSLPEKGKAVFTITDILGKIIYTETIETAAGGNTLSLNLKDFGSGVYYYGLAFKGQRLVRKMVIVK; encoded by the coding sequence ACGAGAATTTCGACCCCTCGTCATTAGCCGACAGTGTAACCTCTAACGGCACGCCGCTTGGCTGGGCAGTCAGTTCGCGGTTGTCCGTAAGCGGACCAAACTGCGACACAAATTACGTTCAGATAAACGATACGTCATATCTGGTAACGTCCGCGTTCAGCACCACAGGACTTTCCTATGTTTTTCTCGACTTTGACCATATTTGCAAAACCGAAATTGTGGATGGTGGTGAGATTCAGGTTTCCGTGAATAACGGACCCTGGACAAAGCTGACGGCTACCGAATACATAGATCCGGGCAATTCACAATTTGTGAACAGCGGTAACAAATTCTGCGGAAACACCTACCCTATCGACTGGCAGTCAACCAATGCTATTGCGAAACCTCAACAGAGCTGGTGGAAACATGAAACCTTCAATATTTCCCTGCTGGTAGGCAATCAGGCCAATGTAAGAATCCGTTTTGCTTTGCGCGATGGCAATATGAATGGCAGCAACGGTGCCCGCGGATGGTTTCTTGATAATATAAAGGTTACGGCATCTTTTTCGGAACTCACACCCCCGACAATAACCTATATAGCACCTAATTTTCAGGGAACGGTGTACAATCTCGGCCCCTTCAATATCAAAGCAAAAATAAGCGATGGTTCGGGAATTCAAAAAGCATATACCTATTATAAAGTAAACAACTCGGCCATTGATTCTGTGCTGATGACCGTTACCGGCGGCGATACCATGGTGGGAATCATTCCATCTGTATTAAATCTTGATACGGTGAAATATTATATCAAAGCCTGGGACAACAGTCTTGCTCATAACAGCGCGCTCAATCCAAACAGCGGATTCCGTTCGTTTGTGGCAACCTCAGGAATTACATTTCCTTATATTGATAACTTTGACGGTGCCGGTCTGACATGGGTTGATACAAGTCTTACGGCAGGTTCTAACTGGGAACTTGGAACACCCGCATATGGAACAACCAACAGCGCTCATTCAGCGCCCAATGCCTGGGATGTGAACTTAAATACGATTTATGGTGCAGGCGCAAATTGCATGCTTTTTTCGCCGGTATTCGATTTTTCTTCTACGGTAAATGCAAAGATGTCGTTCTGGCTGAATTATTATGTTGAACAGGGCTGGGACGGAACACGCATTGATTATACAATCGACGGCATTACATGGAATGTGCTGGGTGCCATGGGCGATCCCAATGGCGTAAACTGGTATAATTATGCTTCACTCAATTCCAGCCAGAAACCCGGATGGTCATATCAGTCGGGCGGCTGGGTAAAATGTGAGTATACCCTTACCCAACTGAACAATGTGGTTGGACCGGTTCAGTTCAGGTTCGTTTTCACATCCGACGGCTCCGGTCAGTACGACGGCATCAGCATGGACGATTTTTCCATTGTTCCTCCTTACCCGCTGGATGCCGGTGCGGAAGCTGCCCTTACTCCTGATTTCAATACATGCCTCGTTTCAGGCAATCACAATGTAACAGCAGTCATTAAAAACTTTGGTTCACTTACGATGCACGGACCGGTTAATATTGCGTATAAACTCGATAACGGCGCCCCTGTGGTCGAAGCATGGAACGACAGCCTGGTGGCAGGAGCCATTGACACCTTCGCATTCAGCACTCCCATGACGGTAACTGCCGGAAATCACACCATTAAAATATATACGATGCTTAGCGGCGATGGTCTGAGTTTTAACGATACACTCACCGTGAATTTCAGTGTTCTTGCACCCATCGCGCTACCCTATTTTAATGATCTGGACTCATTGGCGTCACTGAATGATTTTTGTATCACCACCGGCGCTCAGGGCAGGGTGGATTTCCTTGCAGCAGCAGGAAATAACAGTCCGGGCGGTATCGCCATGGATGTAAATAATTATATTAACTGGAACATCAGCAATCCTGATACGAATATACTTTCGCCTTACTACTGCTGGCTCCCCACGGTAAATCCTTCGCATCTGGCAACAACCAAACTGGTAGTCAATACAACGGGTTACTCTGTGTTGAAACTAAAATTTGATGCCATGCTTTTGTATGCTTACGCGAATGAATACACCAATTTCAGGGTAACCGTTAATGGCACGATGATAACTCCGCACATGAGTCCTGCCGGAGCTAATTCGCTCTATACAACCTATGAATACATGCTGTCATCGTTCTTGCCGGCGCCCTACCTGATTATCGAATTTCAGTCTAAAGTTTATTATCCGCGCGATTATACCACACCAAACGGCAATGGTGTTTATCTTGATAATATTCAGATATTCGAACCGCCTGCCCAGGAAGCCAAACTGCTGAAAGTAACATCGCCTAACGACGGTTGCGGACTGGGTATGGAAGACGTAACGATTCAGTTTAAGAATACGGGCTCCGACACAATTTTCGGGAATCTTGCGGCCGACTATCAGATTGCGGGAGCCACAGCCATTCCAGCAGAAACAATACCCGGAACCTTTGCTCCCGGTGACACGGCATTATATACTTTTTCTGTTCAGGCAAACCTGGCTGTTGTTTCGGCAGATTCTACCTTTGTTATTAAAGCATGGATTGCACTGCCCGGCGATCCGTTTGCATTCAATGATACTCTTGTTAAAAGCGTTGGCTCAAAGTTTATTCCTGCAGCGCCTGTCGTCACTGCCGTGTACGACATACCCTATGCTACCGATACACTGCTTCATGCTTCATCGCCGGTCACTGTTTACTGGTACGACCAGCCGTCGGGAGGCAATTATTTAGTAATGTCGCATGATTACACTACCCCCATACTCTATGATACAGCCTATTTTTATGTTGAAGCCAAGAATGGATCAGGCGGGACCGATTTTGATATTGGAACCGGGAATCTTGTAAATACGACATACAGTTATCCTTGTCCGTACGGCAATTATTATAAGGGTGCCAAACAGCAAATGTTGATCCCTGCATCAGAACTTCTGGCGGCAGGCATGGGCCCCGGACCAATTCAAGGATGTGCTTTTGACGTAGTAAGCCCCGCAGGCAGCGCTCTTTCAAACTTCAATATTAAAATCGCAGCAACAAATATTAATTCGCTGACATCATGGACCAACACTGGTCTCACACAGGTTTACAACGTAAGTTCATTTACAAATACAATCGGGTGGAATTCTCATCTGTTCTCAACACCATTTATTTGGGACGGCGTCAGCAATATTCTCATTGAAACCTGTTTCGACAACTATCCGTCAGCATACACTACGAATGCCATTTTGAACCAGTCGACAACCACCTACGCTTCAACACTGGATTATCATTCCGACGGTGGTTCCGTTTGCCCCAGCCCACCATCATATTTTAATGCTATTTTCCAACGGCCCAATATTCGCTTTAAAGGCACTTCATCAGGCTGCTCAAGCAATAGAGTAATGGTTCAGGTGAATGTAACAGGCATTCCGCCTTTTGATGCAGGAGTTGTTGCAATTGATACTCCGAACACTGCAATAAATCTAACAGCCGCAGAACCAATTTCAGTGAGAATAAAAAACTTTGGCTCTTCTGCCATCAGCGGTTTTCCGGTATCATTCCAGATTAATAATTTTGCGCCGCTTACTGAAATCGTGAGCACAACCATACAACCCGGCGATACACTTTCATATCTATTTACAGGAACTGCAGGTCTTGGAATGCATGCCATTTATAATCTGAAAGCCTTCACCGGCCTTTCCGGCGACAATACCCACATCAATGATACAGCCTACAAATCGGTAGAGAACCAGATGCCTGTGTATTGTGCTTCAGGAGCAGCTACAACTGCTGACGACGATATTACGCATGTTACTTTTGCAGGAATCAACAACAGTTCACCCAGCCCGTATAACGGCACTTACAGCGATTACACCGCATTGACACCGGCTCACTGTTTTCTGGGCAATAGCTATCCGGTTTCTGTAGGTATTGGTTTCAGCGGCTCTTATGGTTATGCCGGGTATGTAGAAGCATACATTGACTTTAACGCAAACGGTATTTTTGAAGAACCGTCTGAAGTAGTATGGGGTTCGGCCTATACAAACCAGTTAACCCAAACCCTCACAGGAACGATAAACATCCCGGTAACGGCAACAGCCGGGCTTACCCGCATGCGTATTGTTGCGGTTGAAAGTGGAGATGCCGTCAGTGTTACTCCATGCGCCTATTATTATTATGGCGAAACCGAAGATTATAATGTATTCATTTCGCCCCTGCTTCACAAAGATGCGGGCGTACTGGCCATTGTAAAACCAGAGCCTGCCGAATCGGAAGGCACGCCCATTCCGGTGAAACTTGTAGTTAAAAATTATGGCCTTGATACGCTGAGTGCATTCGATATTAAAACTGTATTTAACGGCACAGCGCAGGTATTTCCATGGTCGGGCACCTTGTTCCCGTCGGCGGTTGACACAGTAAGTCTTCCTTCAGTCACACTCAACCCCGGAATGAATCTGCTTGTTGCTTATACCGTTCTTACAGGTGATTCAAACGCCTTTAACGATACAGCCATACAGCACTGCTTTGGCATTCCCCCGATTTTATATTATAATGACAACTTTGAACAAAACAACGGATGGACAGTAAACTCAGGAAGTCTGTGGCAGAGAGGCGTGCCAACAGCAACAACCATTCATTCGGTGCATAGCCCAACACGCTGCTATAAAACCAGACTTGTAGGAACCTATCTTAACAGCAGGAACGATTACCTGATTTCGCCTTCAATAAATCTGCAGAATATACAGGGCGCCGTGCTTACATTCTGGCATTGGATGGATACCGAACCCAACGACGGCGGAAATGTGCAGTATTCCATTAATGGAGGCACAACCTGGATAACGCTCGGATATCAAAACGACCCGGGCGCCGTAAATTGGTACAATACTTTTCAGAACGGAAAATACTTATTTAACGGGCAATTCGGACATTGGGAGGAATCCATTTACGACCTGGCGCAATTTAATAATAAACCGGATTTCAGAATACGTTTCTATTTCACATCAGATGCAACTATAAACACTTACGATGGCTGGGCCGTTGATGATGTTCAAATTCATGTTCCCAAAATTCCGAAAGATGCCGGTGTTATCAGAATTTCAGATCCTACAGGCGGCACAATTGGAGGTGCGTTTGTGAATCCTAAAGTTACCATTATGAACTTTGGTATCGACACGCTTACAACCATCCCGGTAGCCTATCAGGTATCGGGTGGCGGACTCATGGTAGAAAACTGTATGGCGACCCTGCATCCGGGAGATACCGTGGAATACACGTTTACGAACCACTATCAGGCACCATTAACCGGTTATTCGTTGTGTGCATTTACAAAATTAGGCAGCGATTATTACCGCATAAATGATTCTACATGCACCGCACTTACAAATACATCGGGTATTGAAGGTGCTGATAACAACGGCTTTGGTCTGGGGCAAAACATTCCGAACCCGGCAGGTATACTGACCATTATTCCGTATTCTTTGCCTGAAAAAGGAAAAGCAGTGTTTACAATTACCGATATTTTAGGTAAAATTATTTATACAGAAACCATAGAAACTGCAGCAGGTGGCAATACACTCAGCTTGAATCTGAAGGATTTCGGCTCAGGCGTGTATTATTACGGTCTTGCATTTAAAGGGCAGCGACTCGTGCGAAAAATGGTCATAGTGAAATAA